One window of the Eucalyptus grandis isolate ANBG69807.140 chromosome 6, ASM1654582v1, whole genome shotgun sequence genome contains the following:
- the LOC104431927 gene encoding protein NODULATION SIGNALING PATHWAY 2, producing the protein MAMAMAIDDATELDFSAYSTSTTTTTTTATTDDEYGCNWNDWSPVVDWNTLSGGQDDFQDLIESMIDESGLQPALSAVNYQEGCNSPSTDTTMFTDEEPSGDDLKGLRLVHLLMAAAEALTGVNKCHELARVILVRLKELVSPTDGTNMERLAAYFTEALQGLLEGAGGGHGKHLISGGPQRDDHHHHQTDVLAAFQLMQDMSPYVKFGHFTANQAILEAVTQHRRVHIVDYDIMEGIQWASLMQALVSRKNGPPAPHLRITALSRGGNGRRSIGTIQEMGRRLTAFATSIGQPFSFHQCRLDSDETFRPSSLKLVRGEALIFNCMLHLPHFSYRAPESVASFLSGAKTLNPRLVTLVEEELGPIGDQGFVSRFIDSLHHYSALYDSLEAGFPMQRRARALVERVFLGPRIVGSLGRIYRTRGDEEGGSWREWLGATGFRPVDISFANHCQAKLLLGLFNDGYRVEELASNRLVLGWKSRRLLSASIWSSPFDSDS; encoded by the exons ATGGCGATGGCTATGGCCATTGATGATGCCACCGAGCTCGACTTCTCGGCTTATagcacctccaccaccaccaccaccaccactgccACCACAGATGATGAATATGGCTGCAACTGGAATGATTGGTCGCCGGTGGTTGATTGGAACACTCTCTCCGGTGGCCAAGATGATTTTCAGGACCTAATTGAGTCCATGATAGATGAGAGTGGGCTTCAACCAGCTCTATCTGCGGTGAATTACCAGGAGGGATGCAACTCTCCATCCACTGACACGACCATGTTCACCGACGAGGAACCCAGCGGAGATGACTTGAAAGGGTTGAGGCTGGTTCACCTGTTGATGGCTGCTGCGGAGGCCCTGACTGGAGTGAACAAATGCCATGAACTGGCTCGGGTGATATTGGTTCGGCTCAAGGAGTTGGTGTCCCCAACTGATGGAACTAACATGGAGAG ATTGGCAGCTTATTTCACGGAGGCCCTACAAGGATTGCTAGAAGGTGCCGGTGGCGGTCACGGCAAGCACCTAATAAGCGGTGGTCCCCAACGCgacgaccaccaccaccaccaaacgGATGTTCTAGCTGCTTTTCAGCTAATGCAAGACATGTCGCCGTACGTCAAGTTCGGGCACTTCACTGCGAATCAGGCCATCTTAGAAGCCGTCACTCAGCACCGGCGAGTTCATATCGTGGACTATGATATCATGGAGGGGATCCAATGGGCGTCGCTCATGCAAGCTCTGGTCTCTAGGAAGAATGGCCCACCGGCCCCGCATCTCAGGATCACGGCCTTGTCAAGAGGCGGAAACGGTCGCCGCTCAATTGGCACCATCCAAGAGATGGGCCGACGCCTGACCGCATTTGCCACATCAATTGGTCAGCCATTTTCGTTTCACCAATGTAGGTTGGACTCGGACGAAACATTTCGTCCGTCCTCCCTGAAGTTAGTGAGAGGTGAGGCATTGATATTCAACTGCATGCTGCACCTCCCTCACTTCAGTTACCGGGCACCCGAGTCCGTGGCTTCCTTCTTATCCGGAGCCAAGACACTGAACCCTAGACTCGTGACTCTGGTGGAGGAAGAATTGGGGCCTATTGGAGACCAAGGGTTCGTGAGTCGATTCATAGACTCCCTGCATCACTACTCCGCCCTGTACGACTCCCTTGAGGCGGGTTTCCCGATGCAGCGCCGGGCTCGAGCGCTGGTGGAGAGGGTTTTCCTGGGGCCCCGGATAGTTGGGTCGTTGGGTCGGATATACCGGACGCGTGGCGACGAGGAGGGCGGTTCGTGGCGGGAGTGGTTGGGTGCAACGGGGTTTAGGCCTGTGGACATAAGCTTTGCCAATCATTGCCAAGCCAAGCTCTTGTTGGGGCTATTCAATGATGGGTACAGGGTGGAGGAGTTAGCCAGCAATAGGCTCGTCTTGGGATGGAAATCTCGTCGTCTACTCTCGGCCTCCATTTGGAGTTCGCCCTTTGATTCTGATTCGTAG
- the LOC104450957 gene encoding fluoride export protein 1 — translation MALLLGGMELQNDDREARRSMSHGRTSSTGSSLRRRSLNLSSVLPNQLDDDIDSERVSEAGDIGDRALSSKRYSESGSMRLSADHAIENGIVFPTQEDTLLHPIGFWSRDPSTLNSVSPVSLVVEEIISPLSTDGILRPVDEKKDEERVLPRSLEYISCLVHLAVFGILGVLTRYLLQKLFGPAVAGVTSDTTILYLDLPSNMVGSFLMGWFGVVFKQDISEVSDFLAIGLSTGYLGSVTTFSGWNQKMLDLSVHGKWLFSVLGFLIGLFLAAYSIEFGVETAKGFRWLMEKRPANSSNGISAKSWTLNSRERHLSIILVMALLLGSLWALSATMLKHEFGNGGSEAQLWLGCAVGPVGVWIRWFLARLNGRGLGKSGLLKWVPFGTLIANVSAACVMAALSTTKKAVSTKTCDTVATGIQFGLLGCLSTVSTFMAEFNAMRRSKHPWQAYAYAIATIAISFGSGILIYNLPVWIKGYE, via the exons ATGGCTCTGCTGTTGGGGGGCATGGAACTCCAGAATGATGACCGGGAAGCTAGACGAAGCATGTCTCACGGAAGGACAAGCAGCACTGGTTCCTCATTAAGACGACGGTCGTTGAATTTGTCAAGTGTGCTTCCCAATCAGCTGGATGATGACATTGACAGTGAGAGGGTTTCAGAGGCTGGCGATATTGGGGATCGGGCTCTTAGCAGTAAGAGGTACAGTGAAAGTGGCAGTATGCGTTTATCTGCAGATCATGCAATAGAGAATGGAATAGTTTTTCCAACTCAAGAGGACACCCTGCTGCATCCGATTGGTTTCTGGTCTCGCGATCCATCGACTTTGAATTCTGTCTCCCCTGTATCGCTCGTGGTGGAAGAGATCATATCTCCTCTATCAACTGATGGAATCTTGAGACCCGTCGACGAAAAAAAG GATGAAGAGAGAGTGTTGCCTCGGTCATTGGAGTATATATCCTGTCTTGTTCATCTTGCTGTTTTTGGGATTCTAGGG GTCTTAACAAGGTATTTACTTCAAAAGTTATTTGGCCCTGCAGTTGCTGGAGTGACAAGCGACACAACTATATTATACCTTGATCTTCCTTCAAACATG GTTGGTTCTTTTTTGATGGGTTGGTTTGGTGTTGTATTCAAGCAAGATATATCTGAAGTCTCTGATTTTCTAGCAATTGGATTGTCAACTGGTTATTTGGGAAGCGTTACGACTTTTAGTGGTTGGAATCAGAAGATGCTTGACCTTAGTGTACATGGCAAGTGGCTGTTTTCAGTCCTGGGATTTCTCATTG GATTATTTCTTGCAGCCTATTCCATTGAATTCGGGGTTGAGACAGCGAAGGGCTTCCGGTGGTTAATGGAAAAGCGCCCTGCGAATTCTAGCAATGGCATATCTGCAAAAAGCTGGACACTAAACAGCCGTGAGCGTCACTTGTCTATCATCTTGGTGATGGCACTGTTGTTGGGGTCATTATGGGCTCTTAGTGCGACAATGCTGAAACATGAGTTTGGAAATGGAGGCAGTGAAGCTCAACTGTGGTTGGGTTGTGCCGTCGGGCCTGTAGGTGTTTGGATCCGGTGGTTCCTAGCACGACTTAATGGACGTGGGCTAGGAAAGAGTGGTCTTTTGAAATGGGTTCCATTTGGGACTCTGATTGCCAATGTCTCTGCAGCTTGCGTCATGGCAGCTCTCTCTACCACGAAGAAAGCA GTGAGTACCAAGACTTGTGACACAGTTGCTACGGGCATCCAATTTGGACTTCTAGGCTGTCTGAGTACTGTGTCGACGTTCATGGCCGAGTTCAATGCGATGAGACGAAGCAAACACCCCTGGCAAGCTTATGCATATGCGATTGCTACAATAGCCATCTCATTCGGCTCGGGAATCCTGATATACAATCTCCCTGTTTGGATAAAAGGATATGAGTAA